The sequence below is a genomic window from Echeneis naucrates chromosome 13, fEcheNa1.1, whole genome shotgun sequence.
TGAGATATTGTGTTAACAAGACCTGGTGATTTTTCACTGTgccaacttgttgctcatcatgaacctttttcaaaaagagtgtttctacacaaaaaCACGTTACATCAGTTATGTGCAGTGGAGCTGTTTACGAGTGGTGGTGTCCAGTTGATGGAAAACTACAGGCCATAGAAGAATATCCTGTCgtagagatgaagaaggagtTGAAGCCTTTTCATGGCCTGCTCAGTTGCTATGGCCACAGTTGTGGTACCTGTGACTGCACTGCTAGATGCTTTGGGAGGCAGGTCTTGGATGTAGTCATTCATCTGCTTGTAGAGGGGCTTGGACCCTCCCCATTATCAAGCAGAGATCCCTGATGTTGTGACCAGATAATATGAGTGAGTCACAAACAACACGTGGCCAGAGACAGGGCGCAACAATAAATGCTGATGACGACAGTGCAGTGTGGAGTGAGTTTGACTTGATGTTGTGTTTAGATGCGCTACTGTTGATGAAGTTTTTTCTCAAGCAATGAAAAACCACGTCTGCATTAGTTCATTTACACAAAGTGCTAGTTGAAAACGTTTCCAGTGCATTCATTTACTGAAACTTTAATTTCATTGAACCTTACTGCAGATAACAGCTGTAAATCACTTCATGAGGAACTTGGGCTTCATTTTCCGTatatgtattgtgtgtgtgaatatttgaaCAATGAATGATATCATTGTAATTATCCCTCACAGAATTGTAGCTGCTTTGTGTGATCAGTAATATCAGGGACTGTGGACTCTTGTAGCATATAACAGCATGCCATGGCAGATAACACTTCACTGGCTGGTGAatttctgcagagacagattaaGGCCTTGGTTATTCAGTTCCTGGTaataatttttctctgcatcaacttgttgctcatcataatcttttttcaaaaacagtgcTTCTACACAACTGCACGTtacatcttatttgctgttGCATTGGTGGCAGATAGTTTTGTGTTATTCATTTCTGATGTGCTGCTCATCTTCAGCTATTTTCGTTTTACCATGCAaatttggttgtgtgtcattatctcTATTTTGATTTTTATGTACAGCGTAgtcacaccagtgactctgacagcaatgactctggagcgttatgtggctgtttgtatgccgctgcgTCACGGAGAGATCTGCTCCACACGCAGCACTGTGcactgtatcctcatcattcatggcATCAGCTCTTTGCCCTGTATTGTTATTCtctcaatgttttttgtgtcagcATCTCTCACTCTCTATAAGAAATCTAAGATATGTTCATTAGAAATGTTCAGTCTTTATTTGTGGCATGATCATGTCAGGTCAGCTGTTCAACTGCTCTTCTTCCTGATCATGTGCATCATCATAGTTTTCtcctatgttaaaataatgaaagtggccaaaactgcatcaggagaggataagcagtcatcaaaCAAAGGACTTaagacagtggctcttcatggtttccagctgctgctctgtctcatccagctgttaTGTCCATTTATAGAGAGCTGGATGTTTCATATTGATTCCAGATTATTTTCTCAAGTCAGATACTTTAATTATGTAATGTTTTATCTAGCATCAAGATGTCTGAATCCTCTCATATATGGCCTCAGAGATGAAGCTTTTTCTCAAGCAATGAAAAACTATGTCTGCAttagttcatttaaaagaaacgCTAGCTGAGAAATTCTGCAAATATCAGTTTTAAATCACTCTGTGAGGAACATCCAATATTTATTGTGTGCGTGACTATTTGAAAGGAACAATGAATGATATCACTGTAACTGTCCCTCGCAGAATAGTGGAGTTCCTTTGTGTGATCAGTAATATCAGGGACTGTGGTCTCTTGTAGCATTTTAATCTGGCAACAATTAGGAAGGACTGACTTCTGAAAAGAGAGACTGTGTTTCAGTAAAGATTGCTTTGTCTCAAAGGTATCCTCCGTTTCATTAGAGTTCATTTGTTATTtagaaatgttatgttttttgtgttttgcaaaaCTCATATATATCTTTGCATGCTGTTGAAGCTCTAATCCTAACCCAGTGAGACCACCCTGCCTGCAGCACTCACCCCTCTCTGCAGTGAGTGAGGGAGCATCACATAACCCTGAATGTCCCTCCACATCTTTGACTAAGCTGCAGCCCATCATCTGTCTATACgaccaaagaaatgaaagaagaaaaagacaaaaccacCTCTAGCACCACAGTGATGAAGtcaataacaaagaaaaattcattCCAAGCTGAGCTAGAAATCAGAACCTAGATTTATCTACTATCAGCTCCAGGATTGTTATATTtagattatatttttatattcattgttGTGACGGTTTTATTAAAATTCGGTGGTGTTTGTAATGTTCATGATGATCAGGTGATGCTTTGTTCGTTctttttggaaaattaaatCTCTCTTAAATGACTAATCAGCCTGCGATGCAGATTGTGGACAAGGAAAGAATTGGACAGCTGCCTCGGGCTGAGGGGTGCAGACTGTACGCTACCAGGCCGAGGCTTAAGGTCAGGCCTGAACAGCCAGAGTATGATCGAGTCACAAACAACACCTTGCCAGTGAGAGGGAGCAGCAGTCAGTGCTGATGACGACAGTGCAGTGGGGGGTGAGTTAGACTTAATGGTGTGTTGGGATGGACTACTCTTTAAAATCATTTGACACAGCTCTTTCtcagagggcagcacagcgctCAGCAGCATTTATAAGAACCTGAAGGGTTTGAACTGCTGGATTCAGAGAAGTTGGACAGTGAGCTTAACTATTATCATTTGGTAAAAAGAATGGCACTTGATTTGACTTTTGACAGCACCCAGAAAACTTGGTTTAGCTCATAAGAGCCATGACAGATAACACTTCACTGGCTGGTGAATTTCTGCAGCGACAGATTAATGAGCAGGTCTTGATTGTTCAGGTCCTGGTaataatttttctctgcatcaacttgttgctcatcagaatcttttttcaaaaacagtgatGCTGACTTATTTACATTGGTGGCAGATAGTTCTGTACACAGTGTACAGTCTgtaaacagaggaggctggctccctggtataattctCACATTCctaccttaaagcagacatcatggaaattagaaagaatttGGCGTTCCAGTAACTCGGAAGAGTTTCACAGAGCctgaaaagaaagcttaaaaacatataaataagctctccacagtgctagaagttcatattactcagcactaatagaagaaaacaaacaaacaaacaaaaaaaaaacaggtttctcttcagcactgtaggTTTACAGGCCCATATTGAACCTTCTGTTCATCTATAAAATCATTTAGAAAGCggtagcaaaccaattacatgaccatctgcataggaacggCTTGCTTGAAGAGttagtcaggatttagagcccataaCAGCACAGAAACCTTTTGTCCCACCTGGTAAGGAGGGGGGTCTGGGAGCGACAGCGATTGGCAGCTGTTGAATACCGTTCTGCTGCCTAAAGGAGTGAGGACCTGGCCTGGGTCCAGTTTTTGTGGCAGCGGCAGATGAATGCCTCCACGAATAGACAGAAAGTCTCTTTTTCCTGGGTCggaaataatggaaacaatgaAACCCAGAAGACGGACTGGCGGATGCTCCAACGAGGCGACAGAACTCCCTCCAGAACAGTGAGGTGAACTGGGGCCCTCGTTCCGACACCCTGTCAGTAGGAAGGCCATGTAGTCAGAACACGTGTTGAAGGACCAGTTCAGCAGTCTTTAGCTGACAGGAGTTTGGGGAGGGGAATGAAGTGAGAAATCTTGCTGAATCGGTCTACCACAGTCAGGATGGTGGTGTGATCTCCAGACCGTTGTAGCCCGGTGACACAGTCCAATGAAATGTGAGACCATTGGCGATGCGGGACAGGCAGAGGTTGTAGGTGGCCTGCAGGAGCCCGGCGGGGGACCTTGTGCTGGTTACAGACCAGGCAG
It includes:
- the LOC115053138 gene encoding odorant receptor 131-2-like, whose product is MADNTSLAGEFLQRQIKALVIQFLVIIFLCINLLLIIIFFQKQCFYTTARYILFAVALVADSFVLFISDVLLIFSYFRFTMQIWLCVIISILIFMYSVVTPVTLTAMTLERYVAVCMPLRHGEICSTRSTVHCILIIHGISSLPCIVILSMFFVSASLTLYKKSKICSLEMFSLYLWHDHVRSAVQLLFFLIMCIIIVFSYVKIMKVAKTASGEDKQSSNKGLKTVALHGFQLLLCLIQLLCPFIESWMFHIDSRLFSQVRYFNYVMFYLASRCLNPLIYGLRDEAFSQAMKNYVCISSFKRNAS